The Budorcas taxicolor isolate Tak-1 chromosome 8, Takin1.1, whole genome shotgun sequence genome includes the window agcagggtgacaatatacagccttgacatactccttttcctatttggaaccagtctgttgttctatgtccacttctaactgtttcATACaggttttcaagaggcaggtcaggtggtctggtattcccatctctttcagaattttccacagtttattgtcatccacacagtccaaggctttggcatagtcaataaagcagaaatagatgtttttctggaactctcttgctttttcaatgatccagcagatgttggcaatttgatctctggttcctctgccttttctaaaaccagcttgaacatctggaagttcacagtacacatattgctgaagcctggcttggagaattttgagcattactttactagcatgtgagatgaatgcaattgtgtggtagtttgagcattctttggcattgtctttcttagggattggaatgaaaactgaccttttccagtcctgtggccactgctgagtttttcaaatttgctgacatattgagtgcagcactttcaagaaatacctaatatttaaatatttttgaactagaaaatgaagatcataataTACCTAATATTTATTGTCTTCTCTGTGCCAGTAAGCATTAAGCTGATCCTAATCAACACAGCAATCCTACAAGGTTGATATTATTATCCCCAATTTTAACTCAAGTGTGCTGTACCCCAATCTAAACAGACTGGtaacatcagagaaggcaatggcaccccactccagtactcttgcctggaaaatcccgtggacagaggagcctggtaggctgcagtccatggggtcgctaggagtcggacacaactgatcgacttcactttcacttttcactttcatgaagtggagaaggaaatgccaacccactccagtattcttgcctggagaatcccagggaccggggagcctggtgggctgccatttctggggtcgcacagagtcggacacgactgaagcgacctggcagcagcagcagcagcagcaacataggcagaacagacttaatatatatatataatgttgccaggtaaaatgaaaagtattttaaatacctTGGGATGAGCTAGTAGCAAGTTGGCAGCTTCCTCAAAATATTCCAGGTCCACCTCCCCCAGCTGCTTGGGCAGGTCATCATAGGCAAAATATGCTAAAGCCAGCACTGCAAATCCACGGACAGCCAAAAGACTGGCCCGATATTCAACTAGACCCCCGATGCCCCCAAGCAAATCAAGGAGTCCTGGGAATGGGCCTTCCCCTAAGAGcagcaaaaagagaagaaaaatgagatcAGAAAGAGTATCAGAAGGGCTTAGTAGATAATGGCAAAAGTACAAGCTGAGCagaatgaatttcactttcatacacaacAAAATGGCttgttaccttttaaaatattgtgggaATTCCTAGTTCAACAACTGGATgccctttgtttttgcttttatcccCACCAACCATGTTTTCTAGGTCCCTCAAGATGAGTCTCACCTGGAGGCAGGAACAGGGCTCCTCTCACACGACCTTCTCGGATGGGCACCCGCTGCAGGTCGGGGCTGGAGAACCAGCGCTGCAGCACCTGGCTGGCCTTGGGCGGAACCTCGCCTACCTTGTGTATGTAAACTGAGTCATATAGATCCAGAGTGATCCAGGTGGGTGTGTTCATCACATCCCTCTTAATTAGCCTGTCAAAAGGCCTCTCGGACTTCAGGGACCAGAAGAGGCCCATCGGATGGACCCCCACGTAGTGGCCCCCCACAGCAGGATCTCGCTTCAGGTCCAGTTCCCCAGCCTCGTTAGCCCTGTAGAAAGCTCGGGACCGGTATATATTCCCCTTGTCATCCTTCATGGTTGCCATGagggtcaccatctgcagtggggGCAGGCCCGTTGCTTGGATATGCACAGGCTCATCTGCCAGGGCACTTGCCGGGGTAACTGTCAGCTGGAACATTGGCAACAGGCAAAGGGACCAAGTGGTGTTTCCTGCAGTGGGAGAGAAGACTCTGAGTTGGAGACTTTGGTTCCAAGGAAGAGACTCAGACAAGGCTTACACTGGCCCAGAAGACTTCTGGAAACTAGTACAAAATACACAGAacactggaggagggaaaaatAAGGTGTGCAGAGCATactcattattctcattttacatatgaggacaGGTTAAGTGGCATGCCCAAGTGTTGTAAGTAATTAATAGTAGAACTGGAAATTTAAGCTAGGTCTTAACACTACAGCCTCCTGTCTTATCCATTACACCACTGAAGGAAATCTTAGTTTTGTGGTTTTGAGTACATTGAGCTTCAGTTCTTCAGCTGAGATCATTCTCAGATGACCTATTTCACCGGTGTTTGTTAGGCTCCAAGGGGTAATGCATGATTAAGGGTTTCCTGGAAGGATCAGTGCTGCTTTTCAATTCCCATATCTACATAAACAAGAAATatgttacagtattgttttttttttctgtttttcaaatttccaATCTCTCTCTGCCGTTGTAAGACCAACCACCAGCTCTTTTCAGAGTTcccattatttgttctttttcagggaaaataaaatttcatgatCTGCTTCGGTGGCTTTCCAGTGGAGTGATAAATATCGAATGTTGTTTGTagcaaagagaatgaaatatacATTTGGTCAGCTATTTCATACTCTGCCCTTTTATGAGCAAAATTGGGGTATTCTCCTCCCtcactcccttccttctttctttctctccttttttatatACCTCATTCACAAAGGATTTGAACCTGTTTATAGGTAACagagacataaaaaataaaaataggatctGGGAAAATATGAATTAGGATCAGAAACACTGAATGAgtgcaagcaaaggaaaaaaggcaacATGTCACTTGTGTTGTTCTAATTATTCTCCTAGAAAGGGTTACCAGTTTatcaagggaaaggaaaaagtgaGGCGTTTCCAATATTTTCCTAAAAGAAATTTCTCACATGAGACTTTGACACAGATATGCATCATTTCCCAACAATGTCTTCAGACAAATTGTAGTAATAGGTGTCCCCTCGGAAAGTTTGATCCTCTAAGGGatccttgattttattttatggagGAATGCAAAGTGAGGGTTTTAGGCTTTATATTTGTGACCAGAAAAGATTCTGGAGAAAATAATCAGGGTCTGAAAGTGCAGGGgcagagtgaagtcactcagtcgtgtccaactctttgcgaccccctggacagtagccaaccaggctcctccgtccatgggattttccaggcaaaaatactggagtgggttgccatttccttctccaggggatcttcccgacctagggatctgACATCCTATCTGTCAGCAATCCTCAGGCGGACAAACAACATTAGGATTCCACTTTAAATCACCTGGGAAGGGAGCCAAGCCTGGGCTATTAGAGAAACCTAATAgccagctgctgctactgctaagtcgcttcagtcgtgtccgactctgtgtgatcccatagacggcagcccaccaggctcccccgtccatgggattttccaggcaagagtactggagtggggtgccattgccttctccgcctaatAGCCAGAGTATCTGCCAAATactctgtatcatttctttagatCCTTTGGGATCTTCCCTTTATTTGTCAGGAATCACATTCCCTTGAGGCATGCCTAGAAGATCCATATCCTCTTGTGCTTTCGTTCACTCTTTTCTAAGGTGGGCTCCTCGCAGATCTCCACCTGAACATTAACTCTCTGTAAGATCACTCTCCTGCAGGGGCAGAAGCGGGGTCTTAAAGTTCAGTTCTTCACTGTTGAAAGGGGATCTTcagaggaaagagagggtgaAGGAAAAAATGCATTTTGTGCTTCTTTTACGAAAAAGTAAtttcctgggaagtccctggtggtccagtgtttagcaCTCCACTCTCTCGATGCCAAaggtctgggttccatccctcgatggggaactaaaattccacaaactgctcagcacagccaaaaatttaaaaagcaaaacaatttaaaaaaggaagtaatTTTCTGCAAAGGACATACTCCCTCTCACCTGATCCCCCATCAACAACCAATATTACTGaccatttaaaattcatggtcaaTAGAATAATTTGGAATAAATAGAAAGATTGTGAATGTTTTCCTTTAATACCAGCAGAGTTTTTCACAGAAGGAAGTTGCATCAGTTCAGACTTCCTGGGTCTTTCATTAGTCTTAGGGAGATAGGACATGTAATATGAATAAGAACAAAGAACACCCCATATCCTGTGTGACATTTCAGGGTTCCCTTGGTATTTTctgatcttttcctttctatAACTCTTTGTATCTGctatttctttcttcccaaaaaagaaatcattaagaAGGGGTACTTGAGAGCCTTATTCCACACATTCTTCTTCCTTCTCAAAACTTCCTTATAATGTATTGACTcactacagattttattttcaaatggaatTCATTTGAATTACTTAACATAACTACTCTCCCACATGCATTCTGCATCTGGTCTCATTCTCCCAGGTGGATTGCAAACTCAAGGGCAGCAACCATGTGTTAAAACTTTAGGAAATCTATTGATACTCATATAGTAAATTATACATTGTATATACTTCAGAGTTATGAAATTCATAATGAGGGCAAGAAAAAAATAGCAGGAAACAAGTAATTAAGATACTCTACTTATATAGTGCTTTTGTAATGTAAAATATTAGAGTTTCTTTACAAATCATGGTCTCTCTTTATCTGAGAATTGCCCCCTAAGCCCAGAGATGGACACTCCATAGCTATGTTTATACCATGTGACCTCCTTCCTGGGGGCTGTTGCTGACTGGATCAGGACTGGGCACCTGATTCAAGACATGCCTGGAATGTTCCTACCTTGCCAATTTGGAATGGGGACTCAGAGCTCACCGGTCCCTTTATCAAGGTAAGGACTAAAGGTGAAGCAGCAGTAGTAAAGTTGGGTAGCAACATTGGTAGCAAAGTTGACCTGCGTGGCCATGCCTTTGACATCCTGAAATTTTGCACCCACTGTGCCCTCTTACCTCACGCTAGTCCTGTCCCTGGACTCTTTCTGTGTGAGTGTATCCATGAAATGCAGACGCTGCATCCagataatcacagaaaaccagcCTTGGGGTAGAGTATGGACATTTGAGGAAAGAgcgacagaggcagagagaaattaGTTTGTTCCTATCCTGAGAAGCCCCTGAAGAAAGGTCTGCAATTACGGAAATAAGtgtcagaggaaagagagaggccgGAAGATAGGTTTCAGATTTCAGTCTTCGAAAGGAATCTTTCTTAGAATTTTGTTTTGGGGTCTCAGGACTTAGCTGACTATGCTTACTGTTTTATCTCCTAGTTTTTTTGGAGCTCCTGCTAAATGTGCAAAGCTATTGATTCTGAATCGTCAGAAATTCCCTGTAATGGTCATTAGTATTCTAGGTCTAGATTTTGCCACTTACACCAAGGTATACGCAAGGGATTAGATTATAATGATAGTTCCTGTAAGAAGTAGCCCTCCCAAGAGCACatgaaatagagagagagagagatcatttGGTAAGTCAGCAATGTGTGCTTGTGAATGGTGTCTCTGGTTTCTTAGCCACACACAGCGTAGGAAGTAACCACATGATCAGCAATCCCACAGTCACTGCCTTTGGAATGTGGGCTAAACAAAGTCGCCTTTCACAGGCTGATGAGGCAGAGCTCATGAAGATCTGGTAGGGATCCAAGGCAAAGTTTGACAGATTGCCTTTGCAGAACTTAGTTGTAAGCCTCTCAGACCTTAGATTAGTCAAACCTCTGTGGCATCTGTTCTTTATATAACACTCTGTTATAAAttctagaaacaagaaaaatccaaGATTTAAATATTGGGTttgcaaaaaagttcatttgggttttccttaATATCTTAGGGAAAACCCAGAATGAAATTTTTGGTTCACccaatacatacacatgtatacacacacacacatactcttacAAAAGAAGATTTGGGATTCTCAACAGGGTCTGAGGAACTCTGAGGTTCTGCAAAATGTCATTAGGGTTTCAACAAGAGCTCTTAAttggaaaaatagagaaacagtCTTTGAACTCCAAGTGTGAGGTGAAGGATGGGGCTAagcagttccattcctggttgtT containing:
- the LOC128052871 gene encoding acyl-coenzyme A amino acid N-acyltransferase 2-like, which codes for MIQSIWQILWLLGGEGNGTPLQYSCLENPMDGGAWWAAVYGITQSRTRLKRLSSSSSWLLGFSNSPGLAPFPGNTTWSLCLLPMFQLTVTPASALADEPVHIQATGLPPLQMVTLMATMKDDKGNIYRSRAFYRANEAGELDLKRDPAVGGHYVGVHPMGLFWSLKSERPFDRLIKRDVMNTPTWITLDLYDSVYIHKVGEVPPKASQVLQRWFSSPDLQRVPIREGRVRGALFLPPGEGPFPGLLDLLGGIGGLVEYRASLLAVRGFAVLALAYFAYDDLPKQLGEVDLEYFEEAANLLLAHPKVLKPGIGVISVSKGAEIGLAMACYLKQVAATVCINGTNAIHEFPLRYRDLVINPIPSFPERMQVSVAGAVRIRHFKGDPRDERYQHSVLPVEKARGPILFIVGEADECFNSKEYAEQALDQLRRHGKSSGRMLAYPGAGHLLEPPYGPLCCMSWSRGLFLPMLWGGEPEGQAAAQEHSWQEILKFFRQHLVLSRSTL